One Phalacrocorax carbo chromosome 12, bPhaCar2.1, whole genome shotgun sequence genomic window carries:
- the ZFYVE27 gene encoding protrudin isoform X2, with the protein MQAVERDGAAGGPEGAAGGGEAPPEPSPPKAAAAAAFDLLELVRSYRRLELYLEPLRDAAEGVRALLRWQRPVCSLLVCFGVNFLLLTLGQAAWYWVLALLVAVPALLGYLQETCRVRPSEPELVRRRYHSVRREDLRKVQLSRQEAIAQVKSFLIQLEGFLSGMCCSCEAVYRVLYWENPTVSSQFYGVLLGSVCVLYLLPLCWVLAILNSTLFLGNMQFYQVIMELKASIEQCVGTKPLEKTPEPAEPLPATTPPDRTPTPTSTEDLTPGSVEEAEEAEPDEEFKDAIEEDDESSQCSADFDLSLPDNGFMSKNEVIRSKVSRLTERLRKRYPSNNFGSCTGCAATFSVLKKRRSCSNCGNSFCSRCCSFKVPKAVMGATAPEAQRETVFVCAVCNQVLIK; encoded by the exons ATGCAGGCCGTGGAGCGGGACGGGGCGGCGGGTGGCCctgagggggcggcggggggcggtgAGGCCCCTCCCGAGCCCTCCCCACCCaaggccgccgccgccgctgctttCGACCTGCTGGAGCTGGTGCGGAGCTACCGGCGGCTGGAGCTCTACCTGGAGCCGCTGCGGGACGCCGCCGAGGGCGTCCGCGCCCTCCTTCG GTGGCAGCGGCCTGTGTGCTCCCTCCTCGTCTGCTTCGGCGTcaacttcctcctcctcaccctcgGCCAAG CGGCCTGGTACTGGGTGCTCGCCCTCTTGGTTGCGGTGCCGGCCCTGCTGGGGTACCTGCAGGAGACGTGTCGGGTCCGGCCCTCGGAGCCAGAGCTGGTGCGCCGGCGGTACCACAGCGTCCGCCGGGAGGACCTGCGCAAGGTGCAGCTCTCGCGGCAGGAGGCCATCGCCCAGGTCAAGAGCTT cctgatccagcTGGAGGGGTTCCTGAGTGGGATGTGCTGCAGCTGCGAGGCAGTATACCGTGTACTGTACTGGGAGAACCCCACTGTCTCTTCCCA gTTTTATGGGGTGTTGCTGGGCTCTGTCTGCGTCCTTTACCTACTGCCCCTCTGCTGGGTCCTGGCGATCCTCAACAGCACCCTCTTCCTGGGCAACATGCAGTTCTACCAAG TGATAATGGAGCTCAAGGCCTCGATTGAGCAGTGCGTGGGCACCAAACCCCTCGAGAAGACGCCAGAACCTGCCGAACCCTTGCCAGCTACCACCCCCCCAGATCGGACACCCACACCCACCAGTACAGAG GACCTTACCCCTGGCAGCGTGGAAGAGGCTGAGGAGGCAGAGCCTGATGAAGAGTTCAAAGATGCTATTGAG gagGATGATGAGAGCTCTCAGTGCTCAGCAGATTTTGACCTCAGCCTCCCAGACAACGGTTTTATGAGCAAAAATGAGGTGATCCGCAGCAAGGTGTCACGCCTGACTGAGCGTCTGCGCAAGCGCTACCCCAGCAACAACTTTG GGAGCTGTACAGGCTGTGCAGCCACCTTCTCTGTGCTGAAGAAGAGG CGGAGCTGCAGTAACTGTGGGAACAGCTTTTGCTCCAGGTGTTGTTCCTTCAAAGTTCCCAAGGCTGTGATGGGAGCCACAG ccccgGAGGCTCAGAGGGAGACagtgtttgtgtgtgctgtGTGCAACCAGGTGCTCATCAAGTGA
- the ZFYVE27 gene encoding protrudin isoform X1 — protein MQAVERDGAAGGPEGAAGGGEAPPEPSPPKAAAAAAFDLLELVRSYRRLELYLEPLRDAAEGVRALLRWQRPVCSLLVCFGVNFLLLTLGQAAWYWVLALLVAVPALLGYLQETCRVRPSEPELVRRRYHSVRREDLRKVQLSRQEAIAQVKSFLIQLEGFLSGMCCSCEAVYRVLYWENPTVSSQFYGVLLGSVCVLYLLPLCWVLAILNSTLFLGNMQFYQVIMELKASIEQCVGTKPLEKTPEPAEPLPATTPPDRTPTPTSTEDLTPGSVEEAEEAEPDEEFKDAIEENQLLVMEDDESSQCSADFDLSLPDNGFMSKNEVIRSKVSRLTERLRKRYPSNNFGSCTGCAATFSVLKKRRSCSNCGNSFCSRCCSFKVPKAVMGATAPEAQRETVFVCAVCNQVLIK, from the exons ATGCAGGCCGTGGAGCGGGACGGGGCGGCGGGTGGCCctgagggggcggcggggggcggtgAGGCCCCTCCCGAGCCCTCCCCACCCaaggccgccgccgccgctgctttCGACCTGCTGGAGCTGGTGCGGAGCTACCGGCGGCTGGAGCTCTACCTGGAGCCGCTGCGGGACGCCGCCGAGGGCGTCCGCGCCCTCCTTCG GTGGCAGCGGCCTGTGTGCTCCCTCCTCGTCTGCTTCGGCGTcaacttcctcctcctcaccctcgGCCAAG CGGCCTGGTACTGGGTGCTCGCCCTCTTGGTTGCGGTGCCGGCCCTGCTGGGGTACCTGCAGGAGACGTGTCGGGTCCGGCCCTCGGAGCCAGAGCTGGTGCGCCGGCGGTACCACAGCGTCCGCCGGGAGGACCTGCGCAAGGTGCAGCTCTCGCGGCAGGAGGCCATCGCCCAGGTCAAGAGCTT cctgatccagcTGGAGGGGTTCCTGAGTGGGATGTGCTGCAGCTGCGAGGCAGTATACCGTGTACTGTACTGGGAGAACCCCACTGTCTCTTCCCA gTTTTATGGGGTGTTGCTGGGCTCTGTCTGCGTCCTTTACCTACTGCCCCTCTGCTGGGTCCTGGCGATCCTCAACAGCACCCTCTTCCTGGGCAACATGCAGTTCTACCAAG TGATAATGGAGCTCAAGGCCTCGATTGAGCAGTGCGTGGGCACCAAACCCCTCGAGAAGACGCCAGAACCTGCCGAACCCTTGCCAGCTACCACCCCCCCAGATCGGACACCCACACCCACCAGTACAGAG GACCTTACCCCTGGCAGCGTGGAAGAGGCTGAGGAGGCAGAGCCTGATGAAGAGTTCAAAGATGCTATTGAG GAGAACCAGCTGCTGGTCATG gagGATGATGAGAGCTCTCAGTGCTCAGCAGATTTTGACCTCAGCCTCCCAGACAACGGTTTTATGAGCAAAAATGAGGTGATCCGCAGCAAGGTGTCACGCCTGACTGAGCGTCTGCGCAAGCGCTACCCCAGCAACAACTTTG GGAGCTGTACAGGCTGTGCAGCCACCTTCTCTGTGCTGAAGAAGAGG CGGAGCTGCAGTAACTGTGGGAACAGCTTTTGCTCCAGGTGTTGTTCCTTCAAAGTTCCCAAGGCTGTGATGGGAGCCACAG ccccgGAGGCTCAGAGGGAGACagtgtttgtgtgtgctgtGTGCAACCAGGTGCTCATCAAGTGA